Proteins from one Halovivax limisalsi genomic window:
- a CDS encoding asparaginase, with amino-acid sequence MNVTVLATGGTIASTADGDGAGASPTKRGRELIEAVPPLSDLAEVAVEDVVQVPSYEMDRESLEAIGERVRALDADPSVDAVVVTHGTDTMEETAYYLDVTVQPETPVLLTGAQRRPDEVSADGPSNLLTAVRTARAFREREGATGGAFVAFAETVHSARAVRKVHTSRLAAFRSPGRGPVAVVDRDGVAIRRRPRSEAHPVPATSLSPTVVAVTSTSGADDTLARAAIDRGVDGIVVEGTGLGNATAPVGDAVGSAIEDGIPVVVTSRCLAGRTSPVYGGDGGGQALRDHGAIFAGDLAAGKARLRLSLAIAAAGRALDDAAAEREMDDPTDEREWIRDAFAGPREGAVGTNA; translated from the coding sequence ATGAACGTGACCGTACTCGCGACGGGCGGGACGATCGCGAGCACCGCGGACGGGGACGGGGCCGGCGCGAGTCCGACGAAGCGCGGCCGGGAGCTGATCGAGGCCGTTCCGCCGCTTTCGGACCTGGCCGAGGTGGCCGTCGAAGACGTCGTCCAGGTACCGAGTTACGAGATGGATCGCGAGTCGCTCGAAGCGATCGGCGAGCGGGTGAGAGCGCTCGACGCGGACCCGTCGGTCGACGCCGTCGTCGTGACCCACGGCACCGACACGATGGAGGAGACCGCCTACTACCTGGACGTGACCGTCCAGCCGGAGACGCCCGTCCTCCTGACCGGCGCCCAGCGACGGCCCGACGAGGTGAGCGCGGACGGGCCGTCGAACCTCCTGACGGCGGTCCGGACCGCGCGGGCGTTCCGCGAGCGCGAGGGCGCGACCGGCGGCGCCTTCGTCGCGTTCGCCGAGACCGTTCACTCGGCGCGTGCGGTCCGGAAGGTACACACCTCGCGACTCGCCGCGTTCCGTTCGCCCGGCCGCGGGCCGGTCGCCGTCGTCGACCGCGACGGCGTGGCGATCCGCCGCCGACCCCGGAGCGAGGCGCATCCCGTCCCCGCGACCTCGCTTTCTCCCACGGTCGTCGCCGTCACGAGCACCAGCGGCGCGGACGACACGCTCGCCCGGGCCGCGATCGACCGCGGCGTCGACGGCATCGTCGTCGAGGGAACGGGCCTCGGCAACGCGACTGCCCCCGTCGGCGACGCGGTCGGGTCGGCGATCGAAGACGGGATTCCGGTCGTCGTCACGTCTCGCTGCCTCGCCGGTCGAACGTCGCCGGTCTACGGCGGCGACGGCGGCGGGCAGGCCCTTCGCGATCACGGGGCGATCTTCGCCGGCGACCTCGCGGCGGGGAAGGCCCGGCTCAGGCTCTCGCTCGCGATCGCGGCGGCCGGGCGGGCGCTCGACGACGCGGCTGCCGAGCGCGAAATGGACGATCCGACCGACGAGCGCGAGTGGATTCGCGACGCGTTCGCCGGTCCGCGCGAGGGAGCGGTCGGGACGAACGCCTAG
- a CDS encoding polysaccharide deacetylase family protein: MGDIDVAIGVDADCVAGWLGSYGGADSPADLSRGISAGNEGIPRLRTLFAEEGIDTSWYVPGHTLETFRDEIEAVAADGHELGVHGYSHENPTDLSREQEDEILAVSIELIEEVTGSAPAGHRASWWEFSEHTPELVRTHGFDYDSSLMERMFEPGWMREGDSWAKIDYEEDPETWMTPYEYGEETDVVEIPISWYRDDIPPMLFIKQPIYHAGYKDPEMMYEQYYKSQFDFLAERRGAGVYTFTIHPDIHGLPHMIPLLEDFIRYVKGHDDAEFVTLETIAEKFRDDPSVYESETDYV; encoded by the coding sequence ATGGGAGATATCGACGTCGCGATCGGAGTCGACGCGGACTGCGTCGCCGGCTGGCTCGGTTCCTACGGCGGGGCGGACTCGCCCGCCGACCTCTCGCGGGGTATTTCGGCCGGCAACGAGGGCATCCCGCGGCTGCGGACGCTGTTCGCCGAGGAGGGAATCGACACGTCGTGGTACGTCCCCGGTCACACGCTGGAGACGTTCCGCGACGAGATCGAGGCGGTCGCCGCCGACGGACACGAACTCGGCGTTCACGGCTACTCTCACGAGAACCCGACCGACCTCTCGCGCGAGCAGGAAGACGAGATCCTCGCGGTCTCGATCGAACTGATCGAGGAGGTCACCGGAAGCGCCCCCGCCGGCCACCGGGCGTCGTGGTGGGAGTTCAGCGAGCACACGCCGGAACTCGTCCGGACGCACGGCTTCGACTACGACAGCAGTCTGATGGAGCGCATGTTCGAACCGGGCTGGATGCGCGAGGGCGACAGCTGGGCGAAGATCGACTACGAGGAGGACCCGGAGACCTGGATGACGCCCTACGAGTACGGCGAGGAGACCGACGTCGTCGAGATCCCGATCAGCTGGTACCGCGACGACATCCCGCCGATGCTGTTCATCAAGCAGCCGATCTACCACGCCGGGTACAAGGACCCCGAGATGATGTACGAACAGTACTACAAGAGCCAGTTCGACTTCCTCGCCGAGCGCCGCGGCGCCGGCGTCTACACCTTCACCATCCACCCGGACATCCACGGCCTCCCGCACATGATCCCGCTCCTCGAGGACTTCATCCGGTACGTGAAGGGTCACGACGACGCCGAATTCGTCACGCTCGAGACGATCGCCGAGAAATTTCGGGACGACCCGTCGGTCTACGAGAGCGAGACCGACTACGTCTAG